DNA sequence from the Lagopus muta isolate bLagMut1 chromosome 23, bLagMut1 primary, whole genome shotgun sequence genome:
AGGCTCCCCGAGTCCTTCACCAGAATAGGAACATCAGCAGGTTCTTCTGGAAAACGTTCCTAATGAAGATGCAGCTCATAGTGCCACGTGGCACTGCCCTGCTCCACGTGGGGTCAGCCCATCTGCAGCACGGCGTGCACTGACCCTCTATCACATCTTCAGCTCCCAGCTGGTAGAGCACCAAACCTGACCCTGTGCACAGTGCAACAGCCCAAAACAGCACCAGCTTGTGCATAGCAGAGCCCTGTGGGTTCTGATAGCAAAACCATGTTATCCTGGCATGGCAACAAATCATTCTGTAGTGAGAAGGGGAGGGATGGAGTCCTGTGGATGAAGTACTGGTGGTTGAAACCCAGCGAAATGGTACATACTCACttccactcctcccagccttccttctttcctctctaACACTACCAGGAGCCAAAACTTGTTATAATCACTGGAAAATTTCTTAAATTCACTGGGGGTTGGCCCAGATCCTCCAGCAGTGGGTTATGGAGGATCACCTCAACTCCTCCTGCCCCTGTgcagttattattatttttcttgtccaTGGTGGGAGGTGGGAAGGTCCTGTCCTTTTTGGTCTCACTGTTACTCTCCCCCTGGCTCCGTGGCCCAGTCTCACTGCGTTACCTGGGCTCCACCTCGTCTGAGAAGGGAAAGTGGCATCTTCAGGAGGAGTCTGATGCCATCCTGACCTCTGAATCACTCCTGGAAGTGCCTTTCTCCCTCCAGTGACTGCCGAATAGCATCCCCAGGCAGGTGTGGCCAtgtgcagccctggggacaTGGAGGAAAGGCCACTGAGCATTTTCACTTCAAAGACAAAAGtgcaattttattatttctgaaattaaaagacaaattGGAAGAAAGggcatttcttcctgctgcaaaGTAGGGCAGCAATATTTAGTtagccacaaaaaaaaataaaaaaaaaaaaaatccaccgttttttttttctaaaccaaaccaaaacactcAGACTTGACCAAAAAGAATTCTGAGCCAGACTActtttgcagatgacaccacgCTGGGAGGAAGTGCTGATTCACCTGAGGGTtggaaggccctgcagagggatctggataggctgGGTCGATAGGCTGAGGCCAATTGTATGAAGCCCAACGGGACAAATTCTGGTCTggcactttggtcacaacaacccaTGCAACGATAGCAGAGGCACTTCTCCCAGCTTGCATTGCATCCCcaaacatttcttcttcaatAAACGCCTTTCCAAGTTCCTGAAAACATCTCTGCACACCCcatcctgcacacacacacatgcactgTATGTGAGTCAACGTTTTCCAGGCTGGACCTGTCATCATTAGACCTAGGTGGGAAATACCACATCGGTTCTGCGGCGTCTTTTCATCAGATAAAGCTTCATTTTCACCAACACTTGTCGCCTACGGGTTTCCATGAGAGGCAGCACAACATTTTCGGGAGGCAGCAGCCAAGCTGGTGAAGTTTTGTGGTTGCTGAAAGCTGGAGGAAGTCCTGGCTGCAGAACCACCTGGCAACATCAAGTCAGAAAGTTTCATCTTGgctgaaaaatcactttttctttcaaaaaatgcaaGATCCCCTTACATGGGGGACACAGCGCCTCATCCCCATTTCTAGTCATTAGAGCTCTGAAGCATGCAGCTGATTAAGCTTTCCAGATTGTTTGTTATCATGAACTACATCAACTCTGGATTTTCTTGACAGGCAATTACATGACTAAGCCCTTTGGAAGCTCAGCCTGAATGCAACAAGTCCCAGGGCTTGATTGTGCTTCATGGGCAACGACTCCCCATATCACTCTGTGTTTGCCATTTGCATTTCATTGGCTCTCTCTGGGCACTGAAgatgattccaccacctctggGATGTCTCCAGAGAGGAGGGTGACAacatgctgctgctgaccaCCCTCCCCGTGGTGCAGCtatctgcattttgcattttgtttcccattcaagggaaaaaaaaaagaagaagaaaaaagagcaaaagaaaaaaaaaaaaaaggaaatttttgcCATTTAGAGCATCATCCCAGCTGCAGATTTGCATGCTCACATTTAGGAAATACCAGAATTAAATTTGCCTGCGCAACCTTAATTCAACCCCCTCGGGCGCATGCTTTGTGATCCAGCCTTTAATTACAGGTTTGCAGAAGAGGTTTTTCCCACGGCGCCTGTGGCCCAGTTAGTGCCCAGGCTGACTCTGCGGGGGGGGACACATCCCTGGGACCCCTAAGTCCCCACCTTCAGAGACTGGACGGAGAGAAAGGGAGCTCTGATGCTCAAAATGCATGCATGCTTCTCTAGCCTTGTGTAACTCGAGCAGCTGAGCCACAATTCAGGGCTCTGGAGGGCTTGTTTGTGAAGCTACGAGGATGGAGCTGGGTGCGTGAGTGTGCAGGGGGCCGGTACCTATAGGGCTGGGGCAGACAGAAGCTCCCTGATGCACCTCCAaaccccactgcagccccaaaTCCTGATCCAAACAGCTCTTCAGCTCCAAACCCCAATGCAGTTCTAAACCCCAATGCAGCTCCAAATTCTACTGTAGCTCTGAACCCCAGCTTGTCTAGCAAACCCCCCCTAGATCCCCCTACTACCTTCTCAGTGTATGGGGCCTGGCTGCctcctcccttttctcctcttgcaCAGACAGAGCCCTTTTGCACATCACCCCTCCACCCATGCATACCTTTGATTTGGGCACCCATACGTGCCTGGGTGCTGGGCGGAGGCTGCTTTTATTCTGCCTTCCTTCATGCAGATGGGAACTGAGCAGCTCTTGCATCTCTGCCCTCCACCTGCAAGCTTGCAGGTTTGGCACCATGCTTGCCAGCAGAGGAACCTGTGCTCATGGTAAGGAGGGGATGCACCTGGAGGTGCCAGCTGGGACCTCACCCATGCACAGCCCTTGCCATATGCAGTTGGCCTGCTCGTGTTTCCTGGAGGCAGTGTACATGTATTATGGCTGGAGCAAGGGGAGAAGCTCCTTCCATGATTTGGATCTGCAAAATATGTctttgctgcagggcagcaggatggAGGCTGAGGGTAGCAGCACCATAGGGGTCAGGATGAGCTCCACAGTGTGTATAGAGAAAGCCAGAGACAGTGAAACCACAGGAAGAGCCAGCACCATGGGATGCAGCCACTCCCCAGCATGGAGCAAGAGATACCGGTGCCAGGAACAACGCTGGGAATCCCATGGCAACGGGGCAGGGAGACAAATTCAGGGAATGACAGAACGTGACTGGCACCATGCTGCTTCTGGGTGCAAGATGGAGCCTTTCCTGCCTGGCCAGCACCTGCACAGCTCTCACCTTCCCCTGCACCCACTGGGTCTGTGAGTTCCAGTGGCGCACGTACACAAGAGCACCCCATGGGgagtggggatttggggtggcAGCACCTGCACCATGGCAAGAATCTCCCACAGCACGATGCCAGGATGTCCTTTGGGAACACCATGAAGTGCCACCCTAGAcctgaaaaggaggaaaaaggtgACCCAAGCTGTTTTTCCATCAATTTCCACTGAAAACCAGGCACCAAGGGCTGCTCCCCTGGGCAcaaacccagcactgctcccatcccACACACCTCACATCCCTGCACAGCCTCAGCTGGCCTGCAGTTTCCCTACTAAAGACTCAACACGTAGTTAGAGAAGTGTGCGAAGGCACTACAGCCCCACTTGGCTCCCTGAAAAGAGTCTCTATGTCTTTGTTCAGCCCCGTGAAAGCGGCTTTTTTCCTCCACCACATCTGTGCCTCGCAGCGGTTCTGCGGCTGCAGGAGGGGAGCTGCGTTCCTGCCCGGGGTCAATCGGCCCTTTGTTGCTCCTCGTCCCTTTCTCTGCTGGTGCTGCAATGGAAGAAAACCCATCGCACTGCTTCCTGCCCTTCCTGTTTATGGCGACGAGGCGTTGCTTTACATGGGCACTGCAGGAGATGCTCGGACTCTGTAATGACATTTGAGCATCGTTGTAAGGGCTGCAAAGCTGAGATCCCCAGCCCACCCATGCTGTGGATAGATGTGCAACGCACACATTCTTGGAGTGCCCGGGTGGTTTGGGGCACTGAGAGCATCGGTGCTGGGAATGCTGCATGTGTGTGCCAGCATCAGTAATTCACATTGCCCCCACGGTGCTTATTTCAAAGaattcttcctgctgctttgaaaTCAAATTACATCTGTAAACCTGTAGGGAGCTGGAGGGAGAGAGGAACCCTGTGATTGCCAATGGCAGGGGGAAACACAGCAGCCCCTGAGCCAAGCTGGCTCCCTGCAGGCACCGTGAGCAccaggagaagaaacagaagacagcaTCCCTCAGCCTGTGACGGAGGCTGCTGAGAGACACAAGCAACATCCTCAACCTGCAATCCCAACCCGCATCCCTTACCTGCATCCTAACACACATCCCAACCTGCACCCCCTACCCACATCCTCCACCCCCATCCCTGACCCCCATTCCTAACTCATTATCCCCACACACCACTCAATCCTCTGAGTGATGGAACACACATCAGCAGAGTGCTCTTCCTCCACACGCCGCTGctttatttaaagcaaacagGGAGCTGTTGATTATTTCTTGCTAAGGTAGAAATATGGTCAATACATATTTCACAAGAGAAGTTATTTGAAACTGCAACACACCCAAATAATGGGTAGGTGTGATGATGTTTGCACCAAAGGTGTTGCAATCCCCAGCCCAGGATGAGTCATGTGGGAATTGCAACATGGTTAACTCATGGGATGTGACTTACAGAGGGTTTTCAGCTCCAATAGGTGCAGGGGGGTCAATTGGTGCTGGCGGGGTTTGTTGGTGGGATTGATGTGGGATCAGCCCAGCTTCCAGGGGACTCACAACTGTGATATATGGGAGCTTGTGCTACAGGGAGTCACAGCCCTGTGGGCTCCACAACCTGGGGCATGGCTATGAGTTTTCTTATCACTTTCCTTTCACACGAATTTTTGAAGGTCAGTATTAACCTAGATGTTGTTTTGCTGTCTCTGTATCACTTCGCCTTGGGTGCAGACACACTTCAATTTTCCAACCCCAAGCAAATGCAACTTACTGCCTTCAAAGCCAACCCCagtcctttcttcctcctgcaaTGCCCTCAGCATATACCAAGCCAGAAATGTAGCTTTCCCCCCAGCCAGGATGGTTTGTATGGCTTTAAAGCAGCCTCCTGTGgacattctttctttctttgtgctgcAGGGATGTTCTCTGTGCGTGTTCCCATCCCCTCTATCCCCACTGCCCAGGtagtggtggagtcaccatccctggaggtgctcaagaactgtgaagatgtggtcagtgggcacggtgggatgggctggggttggacgTGATGATCTTAGactagaggtcttttccaaccttaatgattctgtgattcttatcACCCAAAAgtcagtttctccaaaggccACTGGATGTCAGATAAGAGAAAGAGAACGTGGTGACCACAAAAGCTGTGCAATAACCTGGCAAATGTCCCCACTCAGCCCTGATGAGTTTAATTGGAAAACACTCAATTAACTCATGCATTTCTATCATTCAGGCTCTGCTCATCACTGCCACCTTAGATCTGTCACAACTCACAAGCAGGGCACACGAGCAGGACGAGGCATCCCCAGATTCCCCATCACACCCCATTCTTCATCCCCTCCCATTCCCTCTTTCTGCAGGCTCAACACGTACGGTCTCACTTTTCTACCAAACTACCTCACCTTGCTGGTCACCCTTGCTAGGAGAGCTGGTGCCCAAGTACTTGGGGTAGCACAGGTAGGAGAAGCTCTTTGAGAAGCATTACTAGAAATAATTTAGTTTTTCATGTGTTCATCAGCATGGATCCCTTGGCTGGAGCCCTCAGTGGGATGTAAGGGTGACCTGGGGCCATCGGGAAGCGGACCGTGTCCATGTCACATCCTAACTGGGGACAGGGCAGGACTAAGGGTCACTGCACAGTTAACACAATGGCATTGCTCAATTCCTTCTCCCATTCTGTGggcaaagggagagaaaaaccAAATGAAGTCTGAACATGTACAGTtagtgaaacaaaataaaatagagcaGTCAAAGTGGCTTGGAACCTCATCGTGTGCTTCAAGCATGGACCAGGTTCAGATTTCTACTTTGGTGATGGAGAGGGGAATACTCTGGCACAGAGAAAACTGCTCCCAGATCCTGATGGGGACAAGTGTTTGTTAATGCTTCTTATCAACAGTAAGAATTAATTCTTGTTATTAATACTAAGTTCCTATTATTAATGTAACAAAGATGTGGAGGGAAAAGATGGAGATGAAGGAAACAAAGGAGATGAAGATGACAAACTAGAtgaagaaggggaagaagaatCTTGGAATCTTGTAAGAggaaaggttggaaaagacctccaagatcatccagcccaatcGTTGACCAATCCCCACCAAGctcactgaccacatccctcggtgccacatccctgtggttctggagcacctccagctATAgtcccttggcagcctgtgacaatgcatcaccactcctatggagaagaaattgttcctaatatccagcaCAAACATCCCATGGAACAACATAgggccattacctcttgtcctaaaagcaggaggagaaggagaagatggagaagaagacaaagaagatgaagaaggaggaaaagcagaaggggaagaaagtgaaaaagaagaagaataagaaGGAGAAGATAATGTTTGGCCACCTCTGTGCAGAAGGCCAGGCTGTGACATGGCACAAACACACTGCCTGCCAttcactgagcagcagtgccagcactgagTCCTGCAGGTGTTGGTTTTCTGGTGTGAGGCACCAAAAAGAAGGGGAGGGGAGCTCAGGAGCGAGCTGGAAGCTTTTTcttaaaccaaaaaaaaagtgaaaaaccaCAACTTTTTAATTGATTCCACCACACAAAGAATGGAAATACACAAAACCAGAGCAGGCATCGGGTGAAAACTCCTTCCACTTTTATAATTACAGCATAGAAAAGAAATCCTCGGTTCACGTTACAAAGACGgtcttataaaaaaaacaagccaacagAAAAAAGATCACAGAGCACCGGTGACAGCGGGACCGTGccctctgcccctctgctgcccccAGGGTCACCAGCGCTGGGATGTGGTTCTGGGGACAGGTGGATGGGGTCGATGCTGGAGGCGGTCTCTGCTGCCTGGAAATCGCTTTATTTCTCAGAGATTTGGGGAAAAGGGTTCAGAATTATTGCCTGCAAAGCTCCCGCTCAGGCTGAGGTGAGTTGGTGGTGATGGTGGAGGGATGTAGGCCGTCCGAGGATACGGGATTGGGCAGCATTTCCCGTTGGGCTCCGTCCTTTGGCACTTGGTGGGAAGGGAAAATCAGCTCTGGGGTTGCTGGAAGAGCCCATCCTGGAGGAGCAGCTCCggggaggcagagctggagcagcctCCATTCGACGCCGAAGGTGTCCAGGGAACAGAGACATCTGGGGACAAATCATGGGGGGTCTGGGGCTGACTCCAACTCACCTccatgctgcaggctgggaaaaaggagaatgaaCCCAGACTACATCGGTGACCCACAACAACGTCTTCTGGAAGTAAAGTTGGTTTGCAGGTTGTTCCAACATTTCGTATTCCCAACTCATTTTCGGTGGATATCATTCGCAACCTCACCCCAGGAGCTCACACCTCACCTCCCACCAAAACCATTCCCACCTCCCAGATCATcactcacctttttttttttttgctgccaaaatgaaaaatgcccCCATTTGGGGCAGTGCCAGAAAGAATGGATTTACCCCCAGAAGCCCAAGGGAGGCAGCGGGCACTGCCAGCCTTCGCTGAAGGCACAACACGGCCttgggaggaggagcaggaggaggaagaaggtgTGAGGAGTGGGGGTGATGCTCAACAAAAGTGTACTCAGGcacttcaaattaaaatagaataaataaaaaaccaacCTAAAACATTCATTATATTCATTAAAACAGCCTGAAAGGGCTGTGTTGAGAGCAGCGTCAATATTGCCAAATCGAAGAGTTCTGATGGTGGGGATGGAACCCCAAAatgtggggtggctgtggggtgctggTCCTGGGGTGTGGGGACAACGAGCAGCCAAGTCCCCTGGTAAGACAGTGGGGGCTTTTCAGGAGCAAAACCCCTCCTTTGTGCCATCCCGACTCCAAATCTGGTGCTTTAGGATGTTCTCCAGTGATGCCACGGGTGTGCCAACCCCACCAAGCTGCAGTTCCCTCCACAGGCCTGAGCTGCTCCAAACAGGCTGGGTTTTGTCCCAAATTCCCTCTGCGCTTCATTCCGCCCAGCTCACAGGAAGAGGACAAATTAAAAACCAGgtctgagaaacagaagaaaagtgtCCAGTGACCGAGCCCACATCCCCACCACGTCCCCACGTCCTGCTGCATCCCCATGTCTTCGCTGCATCCCCACTGTGCTGGCCCATCCTGGGGCtcaagcacagctctgagagTTTCCTTGGGTCTTTTGCAGGTGAACTGGAGATGTCCTGGCCGTGGTAGCCTTGCACTGGGAACCAACCAGATGATGGAGCCCTTGGATGTGACCATGCCCAACTCAGCTTCATTTTTGGGGTGCAAGAGGAGAACGGAGGGAGGCGACTTGGTGCTGTCCCTGTCCTCCAGAAGTGGCAATGGCATCTAGTTGGGGACAGGGGGCTCCGAGGGGTCCAGTCCCACGCTGGCCAGGGTGGATTCAGGGCACGGAATTACCCAGACCTGAGGAGtgaaaggaagagctgaaatCAGGACTGatccctgtgtgtccccgtcTGTCCCCCCTGATATAGAGTGAGGAGGCAAGGAACGATGGCCACAAGCACCCATCTGTGGGGACAGGCACATGCTGGGGTGCCCATCACCCTCATTTCATGACCAAAAATaaggcaaagcagcagaggaCAGACTGGGCCACGTTCCTCCAGGGTGGCATGAGGTCCCCCATTGAGGCTGCCCTTGTCCCCAGCAGCTTGTGGGGCACTGAGGGCTCGGTGCCCACCCCAGAACCCACAGTGGGAacacagggatgtggggacgTGGGGAAACGGAGCCACGCTGGGTGGGCCGTGGTGTGAGACGTGCACatcctccttcttcctctggGTGGAAGCCCTCCCACACGCCCAGCTTTAATCCAATTACAGCTAATTGGGAACTGCCAGAGAAGCTTCAGTTTCACAGGCTGTGGGCAGGATGGATTCATCTTCAAATTAACCCTTTCTCCCCAATTTCTCCCACCCCAACCATGGCAATGGGAACCCTACTGAGCTCTATTTGCCCCACAGAGGCAAACCTGAGCAACCACCACTGTTGCAGGGACCACACAGAGGACACCGTGCCTCCAGATGATGGGCTGCAGGGGGCAGGAGCCATGCAGACTCCCAGTTTGGTGGGTGCCAGTGTTATTCTGGATGCATTTGTTTCCCCACGATCCCCTCTTTGCATATATAATTGCACGGCGTGCCCTTGAATTTCCATACAAgtcttaaaatataattaattgtTGGCAACCAGCAAAGCCCAAATGAGGCTAATCCCTTTAGATTTTGCAGCCTTATCTCGTTTGAGCATTTATCTAGTTAAGCTTAAtgggcagggagaggagagaagccACCGGCGCTTATCAGCCACGGCTCAGTGTGACAGAACCACCCAAAAACTCCTCTCCACTGGGGCCGAGCAGCCACACAGCCCCAAATCCTTTGGGTTCAGTGGCCCTATGGGGCTCCCACGGCATCCCTGGATGGACTCACGTGTACAGTGGCTGTAGCTGTAGATGCGACGTCTTCTGCGGCGCCTGGTAACCATAGGAGTCAAACCCACCGATGAAGTCAACTGGGGGGAGAGGAGAGCGGCAGGGTGAGCAAGGAGGGCACAAGGGGctctgccccccagcccccccgtGAAGCTGACTTAATATTCAGCCAGCTCTCCGTTTCGACGGCATCCGTCCATTTCCAAATCTAATAAGATATTCCATTAAAAAGATGCATTCGAATCTTGGCTACAGCAGCATTAATATTAAAAGTGTATTGAATGCCTGAATTTGTTTGAGTGTCGACAACCGCCTGGAATGCAAACACGCTTCAAAGACAGCGCGGGCAGATAAACCCTTCTCCAGATCCCCGTCTCCATAAGCAAGTTATTACAACAGGCAGTGTCCAATTTCACACGGAGATTTTTCCTTTCCGCTACAGTGGATACAGAGGCAGCGGTGGGGAGAACACGCCCTGAGGATGCTGAGACCGTTCCTAGGGGTGTCACTCTGCTCTTAGGGATGCCAAAGTCAGTTTTAGGGATGCTGAGACTGATCCAGACTGATCCCCTGCTCCCAGGGATGCTGAGAGTGGCCCCAGGGATGCTAAAATTGGACCTAGAGATTCTGAAAGTGGTCCCAGGGGTGCTAAAACCAGACCTACAGATGCTAAAACCAGACTTAGGGATTCTGAGAGCAATCCCAGGGAGGCTAAAATTGGTCACAGAGCTTCTAAAACCAGACGTAGGGATGCTGAGCCCAGTCTGGGATCCCACAGCTCCCCTGGGTTgtccccagtgctgtgctgggacccAGAACCACCAAGGGACCATGAATCCACTGTCAACCCAGATGAATTCTTCCTAAGACAAGGGGATGCTGAGTGCTTCTTGGTGCCTTTGCAATGTTGGAAGCTGCAGCACTTCACTACCTCTGCTCGGCTGCTTGGGCTGCCAGCTGGCATGAATTAATTAATGGCAGATGAGCATTTAATgtggctggatggctgcagccATAACTGCCTGCTTAATTGCTGTTGGGGTACTTAGAGCTTCTGTCTGGGTGGGTGCAGTGATTATTGTCAGAGCGAAAAGCGCAGTGTAGATTGCAGAAAAATTAGCCTGCATCTTCACTTAATTTTTCCCTCCTGCCCCTGCTCAGAGCGCATTGTGGATGGGGGGAGGCTCCACCCAATGACGAGTGAAACCCCACTGGGTGACACTGGTCCCATTTCACACCCCAAGGCTGTGACTGCTGCCACCCTGCAGCACCAAGGGGTGTGCTATGGGGACTGCTGGCAGCATGGGGTGGCGCATCACATCCCAAAGCTGCTCAGCTGCCTCCTTGAGGAGGGAAAAAGGGGACCAAATCCCAAAGTAGTGATTCCTTCTCCTACCCTAGCCCAGAGCAGCCCTTGCCCTATGTTATCTGGGATGgatttgcagcactgcagcttgccCTGTGACTAATAGCAAAGGCACTTACAGCTGTCTTCTTCCTCCAGAAACACTTTGCTGACATAGCAGGCGTAGACGAAGCCGAAgagctgcaaaataaaagcGGGCAGGGAGAGGCTGTTATGGGAGCAAGCAGCACCATGAGGACAGCAATGATGAGGATGGGATGAAGCCACATTTTGGGGAATCAAGCAGGCATGGGGACCTCATATGTGCTCCtgtttctcctctcttcccaaagcACCCACGCAAAGCCAATGCCACCCATGACCACCAACTCGACCCCTGCACTGAGATATGTCACGTCAAGGCAATGGGGCACTCCGGCAGTCCCTTACCGCCAGGAAgatctgagcagcactgctgagcacctCGATGTATTGGTAGTCCAGCAGGCAGCCGCTGACTGTGATGACATGGTGATCCTCGAGCGCCAGCCGGGAGTTGAGCACCGGTGTCACCAGGCAGCCCGGCCCGTTCTCCATCCACCACGAGCGGTGCAGGGAGGTATTGAAGGTCATGATGAAGTCTCGGTCCTGTGGGAAGGGAGCAGAGGCACCAACCTTGGATCTGAGGATCCCATCCGTGCTCAAAAAGAGGTAGACAAAA
Encoded proteins:
- the NKAIN1 gene encoding sodium/potassium-transporting ATPase subunit beta-1-interacting protein 1 isoform X1, producing MGRCNGRCTLVGFCCLQLIAALERQIFDFLGYQWAPILANFLHIMAVILGIFGTIQYRSKYLIMYAVWLVLWVGWNAFIICFYLEVGHLSQDRDFIMTFNTSLHRSWWMENGPGCLVTPVLNSRLALEDHHVITVSGCLLDYQYIEVLSSAAQIFLALFGFVYACYVSKVFLEEEDSFDFIGGFDSYGYQAPQKTSHLQLQPLYTSG
- the NKAIN1 gene encoding sodium/potassium-transporting ATPase subunit beta-1-interacting protein 1 isoform X2 produces the protein MDGEIAALERQIFDFLGYQWAPILANFLHIMAVILGIFGTIQYRSKYLIMYAVWLVLWVGWNAFIICFYLEVGHLSQDRDFIMTFNTSLHRSWWMENGPGCLVTPVLNSRLALEDHHVITVSGCLLDYQYIEVLSSAAQIFLALFGFVYACYVSKVFLEEEDSFDFIGGFDSYGYQAPQKTSHLQLQPLYTSG